A genomic region of Glycine max cultivar Williams 82 chromosome 15, Glycine_max_v4.0, whole genome shotgun sequence contains the following coding sequences:
- the LOC100796801 gene encoding transcription factor bHLH121 yields MDCSAARKTQKADREKLRRDRINEQFVELGNILDPDRPKNDKATILCDTIQLLKDLISQVSKLKDEYAMLNEESRELTLEKTDLREEKASLKSDIDNLNNQYQQQLRTMFPWTAMEHSVMMAPSSYPYPVPMAVPPGPIPMQPYPFFANQHPAVISNPCSTYVPYLAPNTIVEQQSTLYVSPPLHPGARPNVSGKQESKSKSSRESMAEKNEESNDVTTDLELKTPGSSADQDLSSGQRKSSKLSRRESSCTEWSSLGRCSSCSVQDSSSSSVVASRKDNE; encoded by the exons ATGGATTGTTCAGCTGCTAGAAAAACACAAAAGGCTGACCGAGAAAAGTTAAGGAGGGATCGAATCAATGAACAGTTCGTAGAATTGGGTAACATTTTAG ACCCTGATAGGCCCAAAAATGACAAAGCAACCATTCTGTGTGATACAATTCAATTGCTGAAGGACCTAATTTCTCAAGTTAGTAAACTCAAAGATGAATATGCTATGCTAAATGAAGAATCTCGTGAG ttgactCTAGAGAAAACTGATCTCAGGGAAGAGAAGGCTTCTCTTAAATCAGATATTGACAACTTGAATAATCAGTATCAGCAGCAGCTCAGGACCATGTTTCCATGGACTGCAATGGAGCATTCAGTTATGATGGCTCCATCATCGTATCCATATCCAGTGCCAATGGCAGTACCTCCTGGTCCAATTCCCATGCAGCCATACCCCTTCTTTGCTAATCAACATCCTGCAGTCATCTCCAACCCCTGTTCAACTTATGTTCCTTATTTAGCCCCCAATACCATTGTTGAACAACAATCCACCCTGTACGTATCCCCTCCACTTCATCCAGGTGCTCGGCCCAATGTGTCAGGAAAACAAGAGTCCAAGAGCAAGTCATCCAGGGAGAGCATGGCTGAAAAGAATGAGGAATCTAATGATGTCACTACAGACCTTGAGTTGAAGACTCCTGGGTCTTCTGCAGATCAG GATTTATCATCTGGACAAAGAAAATCTAGCAAGTTGTCAAGGAGGGAAAGCAGCTGCACTGAATGGAGTTCATTAGGTAGGTGTTCTTCTTGTAGCGTTCAGGACAGCTCATCAAGCAGTGTGGTGGCGAGCAGAAAGGATAACGAATGA